CATAATGAGTGCGCGCGCAAGCGCCACCCGTTGACGCTGACCACCTGATAGCTCGTGCGGATAACGCTGCGCAAACTCTAACGGTAAATGCACGGTAGCAAGACTGTTCATTACTGCCTGCTGACGTGCTACTTTAACAACGCCTTGTACTAACAGCCCTTCTTCGACGATTTCCATGACAGTCATACGAGGGTTGATACTGGCAAATGGATCTTGAAAAACCATTTGAATCTGTGAGCGGAAGGTGCGCAAATCACGTTTTGATAACGCCGCAATATCTTGATTATTCACCACTACCTGACCACTGACACGCGCTTGATTGCTAAGTAACTGACTTAACGCAAGGGCAATTGTTGTTTTACCCGAGCCTGACTCACCAACGATGCCCAATGCCTGACCTTTTTGCAGGCTCATATCGACGTCTTTAACAGCCTCGAACCAGCGTTTGGTACCGCCAAACAGACTTTTTTCAATTGGAAACTGTACGTGTAAATTGCTGACTTGCAATACGGTTGATTGCTGAATTTTATCATCATTAGAGAAGTTCAGCGCTTGGCCAAAGTCTTGTTTGATTAGCGAGCGGGTATATTCTGCTTTAGGCTGACTAAATACCGCTGCAGTTCTACCCTGCTCAATAGTCTGCCCTTGACGCATAACGATGACTTCATCACTGTAGCGCCTGACCAGATTGAGGTCATGGCTAATCAATATCATCGCCATATCGTGCTGACGTTTAAGATTATCTAATAGAGCGAGAATCTCATGTTGCAAGGTTACATCAAGCGCGGTGGTTGGCTCATCAGCGATTAAGATGTCAGGTTGCTGCGCTAATGCCATGGCAATCATCACCCGCTGACGCTGACCACCCGATAACTCATGCGGATAGCGATTTAGCTTATCAGTAGGATCGGTGATATTGACATCATTTAACAAGGCGATACTTTTTTCATGCCATTGATTTTTGGATACTCCGATTAGACGGAGCGATTCTGCAATTTGTTTGGCAACTGTATGCAATGGATTAAGCGCTGTCATTGGCTCTTGGAACACCATGCCGATGCGCTGACCACGTACATCACGTAGAGCTGCATTACGTGTTCTATCGTTGGCTATCGGTAATGTAGTCATTCCTACTGTATCTGCTAACTGCACTTTACCAGTAACGGTCAAACTATCTGGGAGCAAGCCTAATAGCGCGAGACTTGCGATCGATTTGCCAGAGCCTGATTCACCAACGATGGCTAGTGTTTGACCTTGCCTGAGCTCATACGTTAGCTTATCGACTAAAACAGTACCCGAAGTGGTTGCAATGTTAAGCTTATCCACTGTCAGCATGAGCTTATTTGATAAATTGCTATGATTGTCATTTAAAAGACTATTTTGCTCAGTAGCAGTTGTCATATTCTCAGTTGTCATATTAAGAGCGCCTCGGATCAAAGGCATCACGCAGTGCTTCGCCAACGAAGATGAGCAACGACAAAATAAAGGTTAAACTAAAAAATCCCGATAAGGCCAGCCAAGGCGCATCAAGGTTGTTTTTCCCTTGTACCATCAGCTCACCCAGCGACGGTGACCCAGGCGGTAAACCATAACCTAAGAAATCTAGCGCTGTTAACGCAATAATATTGGCCGTTAAAATGAACGGCAGCTGTGACAAGCTTGATGCTAGGGCATTGGGCAAGATGTGCCTTAGCATGATTTGGCTGTCGGAAGCCCCCAGATTGCGCGCCGCACGCACATAATCAAAGTTACGCGCGCGCAAAAACTCTGCCCGTACCAAACCAACCAATCCCATCCAGCCAAACAATAACATCATCGCAAATAGCATAAAAATACTAGGGCTAAATAAGCTGACCAAAATAATAATCATAAACAGCTGCGGCATACCGCCCCAAACCTCCATGAAGCGCTGACCAGCCAAATCTATCCAACCACCGTAATAACCTTGTATCGCACCGACGATAATACCAATTAATGCACCGGCAAGTGTCAATGCCAGACCAAATAATAATGACACTCGCATGCCATACAGTATACGCGCCAGCACATCGCGACCCAAGTCATCCGTACCAAGCCAATTCTGGCTATTGGGTGCCGCTGGATATGGAATACCTAGCTCAACGTTTGGCGTCTGATCAGCAAACGGAATGATCGGCATCACATAATAACCCTGCTCAGTAATCAGCGTCTGTACCGCAGGATCTTTGTAATTGGTCTCGGTCTCAAACACTCCGCCAAAAGTCGTCTCAGGATAGGCTTTTAGTACGGGGAAGTAGTAATCGCCTTGATACTGTACAAGTAGCGGCTTGTCATTGGCAATCACATTGGCTGCCATACAGATCACAAATATCAAGGCAAAAATGAACAGCGATATGACACCAAGACGATTTTGACGAAAGCGATTAAGTCTTGCCTGCCAGATAGGATTTAGGCGACGTTTTTTTTCTATAGCAATAGCAGATGCGCTTGAGTGCGTTGAAGGTAATGGATGACTTGACATTAGCGCCCCTCAAAATCGATACGGGGATCAATTAAGTGATAACTTAAATCACTGATTAACTGTAATAACAGTCCGACCAAGGTAAAAATAAACAGCGTGCCAAATATCACGGGATAATCACGCTGCTGAATGGCTTCGAAACCTAACAAGCCCAAACCATCAAGCTTAAAGATAATCTCAATAAGGAAATTACCAGCAAAGAAAATGCCAACGATAGCCGCTGGAATACCGGCGATAATAATCAGCATGGCATTACGAAACACATGTCCGTATAGCACTTGACGCTCAGCCAAGCCTTTGGCACGAGCAGTAAGCACATATTGCTTGCCGAGCTCTTCTAAAAAGCTAAACTTGGTCAAATAGGTCAAGCCAGCGAAACCACCAACCGTACTTGCTAGCAGCGGTAGCGCCAAATGCCAAAAGTAATCTTTGATTTTACCCAGCACGCTCAATTGATCAAAATTCTCAGAGGTCAAGCCTTGCAGTGGAAAGATATTCCAGTAGCTACCACCTGCAAAAAACACCAGTAATATAACGGCAAATACGAAAACGGGAATCGCATGGCCGATAGCTAGTAGCATGGCTGTGACTTTATCAATCCCTGAGCCATGATGCATGGCTTTATAGACCCCTAGTGGAATCGCTATCATATAAATCAGCAGCGTGCTCCAAAGCCCAAGCGAGATTGAAACGGGTAGCTTCTCGATAATCAAATCAGTGACCGATTGCCCTTTAAAAAACGACTCCCCAAAATCCAGCTGGGCATAATTTTTTAGCATCAGCCAAAAGCGCTCAGGCGCGGATTTGTCGAAGCCATATTGTGCATTAATCGCCGCCACCATCTCTTCTGATAGGCCGCGCGTGCCTTGATACGTACTATTATTACCTGAACTACCCGCACCAATATTACCACCCAAGGCATTGTCTTTTGCACCTTGCTCAATCATGGCGAATTGCTGCTCAACAGGACCGCCGGGCGCTGCTTGTACAATGACAAAATTCGCCAGCAATATCAAAAATAGCGTCGGTAATATCAATAACAACCTTTTTAAGATATAACGACCCATAATGGCGGCTTCCTAATAGTAAGAAATATGGCAATAGAAATAATGCGCAGCTAATAACTCTCAAAGCGTCAGTCGAAGCATTGATTAGAATTTAAAAGTTATTTTTAAGCTCACGTAGAGCTGCAAATACAGTCAAAGATTTATCATCATCGATATTAAACTGAGCTTTTACACCTGCAATCACACTCGGCTCTTGCGTCCGTAAAAACACATTGATCGCACGTTCATGTCCTAAAGTAACAGGGAGCGTCGGAATGCCTTGTGCGGTTTTGTCTTCTGCTTGTGCCAAAGCTTGCTGCATCGCTTCATTATCAGGCTCAATCGACAACCCAAAACGTAGATTGCTAGCAGTATATTCATGTGCAGGATATAACAGCGTCTCAGCTGGCAGTCCATTTAGACGCTTAAAGCTGTCATGCAACTGCTCAATCGTTCCTGTAAACACACGTCCGCATCCAGCACTAAATAAGGTATCGCCACAAAAGCAATGCTTAAGGCCATCGATATCTAATATATAAGCCATATGGCTAGCGGTATGACCTGACACATCCCAAACTTGTGCAGAGCAGCCCCACGCGCTTACTGTACTGCCATCTTTGATGGTCTGATCTTCATCGACATTATGCTCGGTATGCGCAACCAGATGCGTCATCGGATACGATTCTTGTAACTCTGCAACGCCGCCGATATGGTCATGATGATGATGAGTCGTCCAGATAGACGTCAGCTCTAATCCATTTTCCTCTAAATAAGCAACAACTGGTGCCGCTTGACCCGGATCAATAACAATGGCTTGCTTGTTACTCTCATTGATTAGTGTCCAAATATAGTTGTCATTGAATGCTTTAATTGGGTGAATACGAATACTCATACTAAATCCTTACCAGTGGTTATCTTTATTGCTAATGTCTATTAAATTCTTTCAAATTACTTTTAATGTCATTGTCACTGTCACTGTCACTTACTGTTTTAAATATTGATTAACGCGTGCTTCTGCTTTTTTATCCGTCCACCAGTAATCAATACCGATGGCATTAGATGGCAGCTTTTCAGTATGACGGTATTGATTCCAATACGCGACATTGGTACTAGACTTACCATATAATGGCACCAAATAGTGACCTGCACGCAGCAGGCGATCGAGCACTTGAGTATAGAGTACAATCTCATCACGGTTTTTAGCATTGGCAAGCAACGCTGTCACTGTATCGATAGCAGTATTTTTTATGCCAGCCGTATTATGATTACCAGGCTCATCAGCCGCCGCACTGCCCCAAAATGCCGCTTGCTCAGCACCAGGCGATAAGCTCTGGGCGAATACATCGACTACCATGTCATAATCGAAACGACGCACACGCTCATAATATTGTGCACCATCCACTTGGCGTAGCGTCACATCAAAGCCTAAACGCTTTAGATTACGAATATAAGGCAACAACACTCGACCCATGGTTTCGCCTGTCATTAAAATTTCAATCTGAGCAAGCTTGCCATCCGGCTGATACAGCTTCATATCTTCATAATAAAATCCAGCATCTAGCAACAGCTGCCGCGCTTTTAACAACCCTTCGCGATTAAAGCCACTACCATCACTGGTTGGCAGCTGCCACTCCATTAATACTGCTTTGCGCTGCATTGGTTCAAGTTTAGATAATAATGGAATTAGCACCTGCATCTCTGCATCTGTCGGCGTGCCAGTGGCGGCAAGCTCTGATCCATGAAAAAAGCTTTGCAAACGCTCATACTGCCCATGAAATAAGGTTTTATTCATCCATTCGAAATCATAAGCTGCGGTTAAGGCTTGACGGACACGAATATCTTGAAAGATGGGCCGACGCATATTCATGATAAGTGCTTGCATCGGCACTGGATTTTGACTGCTTATTGATTCTTTACTAATAAGACCTGCTTTTACTGCGGGGAAATTATAACCCGTTGCCCAGTTAGACGCTTTATTCTCTGGGCGAAAACGATATTGACCCGATTTAAAACCTTCAAAAGCAATCTCATCACTCTGATAGTAGACAAACTTAATCATATCAAAATTATAACGACCACGATTGACCATCAAATCACGACCCCAATAATTGGGATCACGCACATAACTGACTGCCCGTCCCGCATCAACACGCCCTAATTTGTAAGGACCGCTACCCATCAATGGCGTTAGGCTAATTTTTTCAAAATCAGCATCGATAGAAGACTTGGCAAAAATAGGAAATTGACCAACCGTTAATAAAATCTCTTTATTTTTATCAGAGGCAAAAACAAATTTTACTTGCTGTTTATTAATAATCTGAATGTCTTTAATATCCCCCAAATAGCTGCGAATATACATCGGCCCTTTGTTCAGTATCGCGTCGTAAGTGGCTTTTACATCATGACTGGTCACCAATGATCCATCCCAAAAGCGTGCGGCAGGATTGATATGATAAATAATCCAGCTGGTATCATCAGGGTCATAAGTGACCTTACTTGCCAGCTGCGGATACATGGTAAAAGCTTCATTTAATGAGCCAGTCATCAAGGTATCATATAGATAGTCGGTGCCAGCCATTGCTACCCCCGTCGTCATCCATTTATTAGCCGCATTAAAAGTACCGCGCGCATCAAGCGACAACGTGCCACCGGTGGGCGCATTTGGATTGGCATACGGCATAAATGGGGCGTCGATATATTCAGTAGGACTATTATGA
The window above is part of the Psychrobacter cryohalolentis K5 genome. Proteins encoded here:
- a CDS encoding ABC transporter ATP-binding protein; this translates as MTTENMTTATEQNSLLNDNHSNLSNKLMLTVDKLNIATTSGTVLVDKLTYELRQGQTLAIVGESGSGKSIASLALLGLLPDSLTVTGKVQLADTVGMTTLPIANDRTRNAALRDVRGQRIGMVFQEPMTALNPLHTVAKQIAESLRLIGVSKNQWHEKSIALLNDVNITDPTDKLNRYPHELSGGQRQRVMIAMALAQQPDILIADEPTTALDVTLQHEILALLDNLKRQHDMAMILISHDLNLVRRYSDEVIVMRQGQTIEQGRTAAVFSQPKAEYTRSLIKQDFGQALNFSNDDKIQQSTVLQVSNLHVQFPIEKSLFGGTKRWFEAVKDVDMSLQKGQALGIVGESGSGKTTIALALSQLLSNQARVSGQVVVNNQDIAALSKRDLRTFRSQIQMVFQDPFASINPRMTVMEIVEEGLLVQGVVKVARQQAVMNSLATVHLPLEFAQRYPHELSGGQRQRVALARALIMQPSLLILDEPTSALDSTTQVTVVNLLREIQEKLQISYVFISHDLKVVRALCQQIIVLKEGKCIEFGRTEDVFNNPQHPYAKQLFQASVI
- a CDS encoding ABC transporter permease — translated: MSSHPLPSTHSSASAIAIEKKRRLNPIWQARLNRFRQNRLGVISLFIFALIFVICMAANVIANDKPLLVQYQGDYYFPVLKAYPETTFGGVFETETNYKDPAVQTLITEQGYYVMPIIPFADQTPNVELGIPYPAAPNSQNWLGTDDLGRDVLARILYGMRVSLLFGLALTLAGALIGIIVGAIQGYYGGWIDLAGQRFMEVWGGMPQLFMIIILVSLFSPSIFMLFAMMLLFGWMGLVGLVRAEFLRARNFDYVRAARNLGASDSQIMLRHILPNALASSLSQLPFILTANIIALTALDFLGYGLPPGSPSLGELMVQGKNNLDAPWLALSGFFSLTFILSLLIFVGEALRDAFDPRRS
- the yejB gene encoding microcin C ABC transporter permease YejB, which produces MGRYILKRLLLILPTLFLILLANFVIVQAAPGGPVEQQFAMIEQGAKDNALGGNIGAGSSGNNSTYQGTRGLSEEMVAAINAQYGFDKSAPERFWLMLKNYAQLDFGESFFKGQSVTDLIIEKLPVSISLGLWSTLLIYMIAIPLGVYKAMHHGSGIDKVTAMLLAIGHAIPVFVFAVILLVFFAGGSYWNIFPLQGLTSENFDQLSVLGKIKDYFWHLALPLLASTVGGFAGLTYLTKFSFLEELGKQYVLTARAKGLAERQVLYGHVFRNAMLIIIAGIPAAIVGIFFAGNFLIEIIFKLDGLGLLGFEAIQQRDYPVIFGTLFIFTLVGLLLQLISDLSYHLIDPRIDFEGR
- the gloB gene encoding hydroxyacylglutathione hydrolase, encoding MSIRIHPIKAFNDNYIWTLINESNKQAIVIDPGQAAPVVAYLEENGLELTSIWTTHHHHDHIGGVAELQESYPMTHLVAHTEHNVDEDQTIKDGSTVSAWGCSAQVWDVSGHTASHMAYILDIDGLKHCFCGDTLFSAGCGRVFTGTIEQLHDSFKRLNGLPAETLLYPAHEYTASNLRFGLSIEPDNEAMQQALAQAEDKTAQGIPTLPVTLGHERAINVFLRTQEPSVIAGVKAQFNIDDDKSLTVFAALRELKNNF
- a CDS encoding extracellular solute-binding protein, coding for MLKNTMLKTVLLVTMASWIPASIAVPITTTALGHNSPTEYIDAPFMPYANPNAPTGGTLSLDARGTFNAANKWMTTGVAMAGTDYLYDTLMTGSLNEAFTMYPQLASKVTYDPDDTSWIIYHINPAARFWDGSLVTSHDVKATYDAILNKGPMYIRSYLGDIKDIQIINKQQVKFVFASDKNKEILLTVGQFPIFAKSSIDADFEKISLTPLMGSGPYKLGRVDAGRAVSYVRDPNYWGRDLMVNRGRYNFDMIKFVYYQSDEIAFEGFKSGQYRFRPENKASNWATGYNFPAVKAGLISKESISSQNPVPMQALIMNMRRPIFQDIRVRQALTAAYDFEWMNKTLFHGQYERLQSFFHGSELAATGTPTDAEMQVLIPLLSKLEPMQRKAVLMEWQLPTSDGSGFNREGLLKARQLLLDAGFYYEDMKLYQPDGKLAQIEILMTGETMGRVLLPYIRNLKRLGFDVTLRQVDGAQYYERVRRFDYDMVVDVFAQSLSPGAEQAAFWGSAAADEPGNHNTAGIKNTAIDTVTALLANAKNRDEIVLYTQVLDRLLRAGHYLVPLYGKSSTNVAYWNQYRHTEKLPSNAIGIDYWWTDKKAEARVNQYLKQ